In Danaus plexippus chromosome 29 unlocalized genomic scaffold, MEX_DaPlex mxdp_36, whole genome shotgun sequence, a single window of DNA contains:
- the LOC133320505 gene encoding uncharacterized protein LOC133320505: MFTRTPPKKSMSAEPTAKPTKSAVRKSIDEWEIGRALPGLSRTMISPKTSTASTSAVQKPESPPKDVTPGEKSVYRAQEAKSVRMSAIKLIGQSRNLKTEIKEGILKAVQRLYEIVREAEEDNLIKQDEIDELKARVPEKADLTPVPQKHPDQADQSVLLRRLEEHSSLIKEHMATLKEMKNKEKEKPIVSEPPAKTGPTNEKLEEHAILLRENTESIKTLQEHLKSCQEEVVAARSYAGVTAEAPPPRPIQKALHSVVVTSMDKMDTGEDVLNKIRKTVNAKEGWVKVERVRKAKDQKVVMGFGTQEERKKVKEKIQREGTGLQVEEVKNRDPLLILRGVLSANTDEDIRKALRNQNRDLFKDLKKEDERIEIKYRKRTKNPLTEHVVVSTSPALWNRATTLGALHIDLQRVRVEDQTPLVQCSRCLGYGHSKRFCKEETDACSHCGGPHLRTRCQEWVTGVPPGCRNCLRAKLGETAHNAFSSTCPIRKRWDEVARSAVAYC; encoded by the coding sequence ATGTTTACTCGCACACCACCAAAGAAAAGCATGAGCGCCGAACCGACAGCAAAACCGACAAAGTCTGCCGTCCGGAAGAGCATAGACGAGTGGGAGATTGGTAGAGCTCTTCCGGGTCTTAGCAGGACCATGATAAGCCCGAAGACATCGACAGCTTCAACATCGGCTGTGCAGAAACCGGAGTCACCTCCGAAGGACGTAACGCCGGGAGAGAAGAGCGTCTACAGGGCACAGGAGGCGAAGTCGGTAAGGATGTCGGCAATTAAACTAATCGGCCAGTCGAGAAACCTCAAAACTGAAATTAAGGAGGGCATATTAAAAGCCGTACAGAGGCTCTACGAGATCGTGAGGGAAGCCGAAGAAGACAACCTCATCAAGCAGGACGAAATAGACGAGCTGAAGGCCAGAGTCCCGGAGAAAGCCGACCTTACTCCGGTACCACAGAAACACCCAGATCAAGCAGACCAATCAGTATTGTTAAGGAGACTGGAGGAGCACAGCTCCTTAATCAAAGAGCACATGGCGACGCTAAAGGAGATGAAAAACAAAGAGAAAGAAAAACCTATTGTCAGCGAACCACCAGCGAAGACCGGACCAACAAACGAAAAACTGGAGGAGCACGCTATACTACTGAGGGAGAATACTGAGAGTATAAAAACTCTCCAAGAACATCTAAAAAGCTGCCAGGAGGAGGTGGTGGCCGCCAGGAGCTACGCGGGAGTCACGGCTGAGGCCCCTCCTCCCCGGCCTATTCAAAAAGCCCTCCACTCGGTAGTAGTGACCTCCATGGACAAGATGGATACCGGCGAAGATGTGCTAAACAAAATAAGGAAAACAGTAAATGCTAAAGAAGGATGGGTAAAGGTGGAAAGAGTAAGGAAAGCAAAGGACCAAAAAGTAGTGATGGGATTCGGCACTCaagaagaaagaaaaaagGTGAAGGAGAAAATTCAGAGAGAGGGTACCGGACTACAAGTGGAAGAGGTAAAGAACAGGGATCCCCTCCTAATTCTGAGAGGAGTCTTGTCCGCCAATACGGACGAGGACATCCGCAAGGCCCTCAGAAATCAAAATCGGGACCTGTTCAAAGACCTGAAAAAAGAAGACGAaagaatagaaattaaatatagaaagagAACAAAGAACCCGCTAACGGAGCACGTAGTCGTGAGCACCTCACCGGCTCTCTGGAATAGGGCCACAACCCTCGGAGCACTCCACATAGACCTCCAGAGAGTCAGGGTAGAGGACCAGACTCCGCTGGTCCAATGCTCGAGGTGCCTCGGCTACGGGCACTCGAAGCGGTTTTGTAAGGAGGAGACTGATGCGTGCAGCCACTGTGGCGGTCCCCATCTAAGAACTAGGTGCCAGGAGTGGGTTACGGGAGTCCCACCTGGATGCAGGAACTGCTTGAGGGCGAAACTGGGTGAAACAGCCCACAACGCCTTCAGCAGTACCTGCCCTATCCGGAAAAGGTGGGATGAAGTAGCCCGCTCGGCGGTAGCTTACTGCTAA